In Rhodococcus pseudokoreensis, one DNA window encodes the following:
- a CDS encoding type II secretion system F family protein, with translation MSITTQAALLGLILCLGLICLVLRFAPARASLKEAMTHLTGEGAHLQINTPTTDYSDFRSRVGTRLYPHTIDIDWIKIPTTDLAVLRMSVPRFLGEKALTALIGLALPPIAHTLLITAGINLPWSLPVIGSLALAAALFFAPDLEIKNKANAAREEFARSLGAYIEFVVLNRTGGVGAVQSLERAAAVGDSWVFRRIDEELQKAQRTGRAPWGQLERLATDLNLPDLADLVDIMTLTGEHGASVSETLSANASSLRNAILSKELGKAGSATEKLHAPLATLGIIFMALLTVAAIGNIFLAGGV, from the coding sequence ATGAGCATCACCACACAAGCCGCGCTCCTCGGCCTGATCCTGTGCCTTGGCCTGATCTGCCTAGTCCTTCGATTCGCACCCGCCCGAGCCTCACTGAAAGAGGCGATGACCCACCTCACCGGAGAAGGCGCACACCTCCAAATCAACACCCCCACCACCGACTACAGTGACTTCCGCAGCCGCGTCGGCACCCGCCTCTACCCGCACACCATCGACATCGACTGGATCAAGATCCCCACCACCGACCTGGCAGTCCTTCGGATGAGTGTCCCCAGATTCCTCGGCGAGAAAGCACTAACAGCCCTCATCGGCCTCGCCCTCCCACCGATCGCTCACACCCTGCTGATCACAGCGGGGATCAACCTTCCATGGTCCCTGCCCGTCATCGGATCACTCGCCCTCGCTGCCGCACTCTTCTTCGCCCCCGACCTCGAAATCAAGAACAAAGCCAACGCAGCCCGGGAAGAGTTCGCCAGATCCCTCGGCGCCTACATCGAATTCGTCGTACTCAACCGCACCGGCGGAGTCGGAGCAGTCCAAAGCCTCGAACGAGCAGCCGCAGTAGGCGACAGCTGGGTATTCCGCCGCATCGACGAGGAACTCCAAAAAGCACAGCGAACAGGCCGCGCCCCCTGGGGACAACTCGAACGACTCGCAACAGACCTCAATCTCCCAGACCTCGCCGACCTCGTCGACATCATGACACTGACCGGCGAACACGGAGCAAGCGTCTCCGAAACCCTCTCCGCAAACGCATCCTCCCTACGCAACGCGATCCTCTCCAAAGAACTCGGCAAAGCAGGTTCAGCAACCGAGAAGCTCCATGCCCCCCTCGCCACGCTCGGCATCATCTTCATGGCACTGCTCACCGTCGCCGCGATCGGCAACATCTTCCTCGCCGGCGGCGTCTAG
- a CDS encoding TadE family protein, whose protein sequence is MIVFPIVLLLFLGAIQGALYFHARNVAIKAGEEGLRQTRSQIGNSAIGTAAAYAYIAQTGSTVLKAPIVVANRTPRDASIQIAGQPITLIPFLELTITVNQNAPVERITTPGQAW, encoded by the coding sequence GTGATCGTCTTCCCCATCGTCCTACTCCTCTTCCTCGGAGCGATCCAAGGGGCTCTGTACTTCCACGCCCGCAACGTCGCCATCAAAGCGGGCGAAGAAGGACTCCGCCAAACCCGTTCACAGATCGGGAACTCCGCGATAGGCACAGCAGCCGCATATGCCTACATCGCACAAACAGGATCCACAGTCCTCAAAGCGCCCATCGTCGTCGCCAACCGCACACCTCGCGACGCCAGCATCCAAATCGCCGGACAACCCATCACACTGATTCCGTTCCTCGAGCTGACGATCACCGTCAACCAGAACGCACCAGTCGAACGAATCACCACACCAGGGCAGGCATGGTGA
- a CDS encoding TadE/TadG family type IV pilus assembly protein, whose translation MVNTLRGLRRRWTKDDRGANTLELVILTPAFLLLIGVIIVGGIVAQAHMKVQHAASEAARAASLARTALQAAPKAQIAAHDDLAAKGLTCVTLNVNTDTSAFRTRPGVDSQISATVTCTVSLDVLGLTGITGVRTITHTASSPLDTYRERLR comes from the coding sequence ATGGTGAACACACTCCGCGGACTTCGACGCCGCTGGACTAAAGACGACCGAGGTGCCAACACGCTCGAACTCGTCATCCTCACGCCAGCATTCCTGCTGCTCATCGGAGTCATCATTGTCGGCGGAATCGTCGCCCAAGCCCACATGAAAGTCCAACACGCAGCGTCCGAAGCGGCCCGAGCAGCATCCCTTGCCCGCACCGCACTCCAAGCAGCACCCAAAGCGCAGATCGCAGCCCACGACGACCTCGCTGCGAAAGGCCTCACCTGCGTCACCCTGAACGTGAACACCGACACCAGCGCATTCCGCACCCGCCCCGGCGTCGACTCACAAATCAGCGCCACCGTCACCTGCACCGTCAGCCTCGATGTACTGGGCCTCACCGGCATCACCGGCGTCCGCACCATCACGCACACCGCGTCCTCACCGCTCGACACCTACCGGGAGCGCCTACGATGA
- a CDS encoding TadE/TadG family type IV pilus assembly protein, translating to MTSLRRWIRTRVDHTSDRGSITLWTVIVTFALLICLGLVVDGGGKLQAKQQAQLVAEEAARTAGQEILTPLAARGYGSFVNPFTAQAAAQKYLLTADGVQGVVVPTGPNTLLITTTKTYQPKVLGLIGLGPQTVTGTSHVSLNRTNNGAGGAIPGVGAIPGVGLP from the coding sequence ATGACCAGCCTCCGCCGTTGGATCCGAACGCGAGTCGACCACACCAGCGACCGCGGATCCATCACCCTGTGGACCGTGATCGTGACCTTCGCGCTCTTGATCTGCCTCGGCCTCGTCGTCGACGGAGGCGGCAAACTCCAAGCCAAACAACAAGCCCAACTCGTCGCCGAAGAAGCCGCCCGAACCGCCGGCCAAGAAATCCTCACACCACTCGCCGCCCGCGGCTATGGATCCTTCGTCAACCCCTTCACCGCCCAAGCCGCAGCCCAGAAATACCTCCTCACCGCAGACGGGGTCCAAGGCGTCGTCGTACCCACCGGCCCCAACACCCTCCTCATCACCACCACCAAGACCTATCAACCGAAAGTGCTCGGCCTCATCGGACTCGGACCCCAAACCGTCACCGGCACCTCACACGTCAGCCTCAACCGCACCAACAACGGCGCAGGCGGTGCAATCCCAGGTGTAGGCGCCATCCCAGGAGTAGGACTGCCATGA
- a CDS encoding LysM peptidoglycan-binding domain-containing protein, producing the protein MNTAAHRLKGLGYLLTLLTLLIGIPTALYLFQGNPLAPLAELTSFNALKELLLTQDDGTLFITALTLLGWSAWATFAYTTIIEIVAAARGARPREIKGLQLQQRSAAALVGGALMLITAGTATASPIADMAMTNGPAHTAPAHAAPVDPSIPARTNVPTWTKEPATTPTGDTITTKPGDTLWSLAEHHLGDGTRYPEIRDLNRHIISDDNWLHAGWALTLPAEPTPPVTGAYTVQPGDTLWDLAEQHLRDGTRWTEIRGVDGPLTNDLLVIGQQLVIQPDIQLAPPPASISPQSQGGPEPAPAPAPAPEVADVPASAPAPAPEVAAPESAPEIATPPTASEVGPDTTTAPNAAPETDAVPTPAPEATPTPAPAPETTPLVPTAVLGTEAPTASVPETAPAPAPDSTLTHEQMLTLSAAPPAEASPPVPAEPTQPSLVVPNIPEQAEMVPGGDEMAQAEARAAAEAAARVFGMTLDPSGQAVTPSPARAPVPPAVPPAPAPAAATPAPGPAEALAPPHTPATTAEVPAPTTNKLTPPPTQAQESETTNTQSNTAEMQPENTPAPIPEIAPEPGNAPPAPPVTDLPPTHIPLDTSPVPTPDNTASTTDLNNEDAGISSSTLVGVSALAAVALLAALRTYRRRQQHRRQRGERIPLPTGPAAVVEETVRSSADPEILNTLDAALRHLADHCRTNKQPLPAVLGVFIHPNTIELALLDTIELPAPWARAGDTNAWSINADATIDAPPTAISPYPSLVELGDLPDNSRILLNLEQIGHLGINADPDTAQSILRALAVFLAFSPLADNLKVTLVGFCEDLPALVDTGHLSHTDSADNVLTRLARAAATDAETLKIEGIPSISSARTTYDDSEMTTPEIILLAEPLTPKQRDTFTEILAAAPRIAVAAITASDSTADWTLTATGTAPARLARGAGAAFDLTPATLTKNDYAALLELLDTARTEPKPTIASLGDMWTAEVLDLNISEAATIDDVLAAPAAAPHRVNPPATTDTGDTDVDDTTPDTTPDLPYIWIRLLGTPQITPLNGTDAPGGREPSLTEIGALLVTHPGILNHDLDAKIWPNDPLNRAPTPEQPKKKAVRRQNQFTRLRTWLGETTNGDLAFPKSGDRTGRSGYRLHPDVTTDWDTWNQLLQGHPANATDTNLHTATTLITGQPFTHTDPTKYAWAEHLQHEMLAALTDALEEHATRMLHRGDTRTAHQLATRGLNLNDAHEGLWRIAIIATHARDDINTTQALIDELLTTLTELEEEPEEETAALLKLLADFHDTTGDRPYSISAAS; encoded by the coding sequence ATGAACACCGCAGCACACCGCCTCAAAGGCCTCGGATACCTCCTCACCCTCCTCACACTCCTGATCGGAATCCCCACCGCCCTCTACCTCTTCCAGGGCAACCCCCTCGCGCCCCTCGCCGAACTCACCTCGTTCAACGCACTCAAAGAACTCCTCCTCACCCAAGACGACGGCACCCTTTTCATCACCGCCCTCACCCTCCTCGGATGGAGCGCCTGGGCAACCTTCGCCTACACCACTATCATCGAAATCGTCGCTGCCGCACGCGGAGCCCGACCCCGAGAAATCAAAGGACTCCAACTCCAGCAACGATCCGCCGCCGCCCTCGTCGGCGGTGCACTCATGCTCATCACAGCCGGCACCGCCACCGCATCACCCATCGCCGACATGGCAATGACCAACGGACCCGCCCACACAGCACCCGCCCACGCAGCACCCGTTGACCCCAGCATCCCAGCCAGAACCAACGTCCCGACCTGGACCAAAGAACCCGCCACCACACCCACTGGCGACACCATCACCACCAAACCCGGCGACACCCTCTGGAGCCTCGCCGAACATCACCTCGGAGACGGCACCCGCTACCCCGAAATCCGCGACCTCAACCGCCACATCATCAGCGACGACAACTGGCTCCACGCCGGATGGGCCCTCACCCTCCCCGCCGAACCAACACCGCCCGTCACCGGCGCCTACACCGTCCAACCCGGCGACACCCTCTGGGACCTCGCCGAACAACATCTCCGCGACGGCACCCGCTGGACCGAGATCCGCGGCGTCGACGGCCCCCTCACCAACGACCTCCTCGTCATCGGTCAACAACTCGTCATCCAACCTGACATCCAGCTGGCACCGCCTCCGGCTTCGATCTCACCCCAGTCGCAGGGCGGCCCCGAACCTGCTCCGGCACCTGCGCCGGCACCGGAAGTTGCTGATGTGCCTGCGTCCGCGCCGGCACCTGCGCCGGAAGTTGCTGCACCTGAAAGTGCGCCGGAGATTGCGACACCCCCAACGGCGTCCGAAGTGGGCCCCGACACCACGACCGCACCCAACGCTGCCCCTGAAACAGACGCAGTCCCCACCCCGGCACCCGAGGCGACACCAACTCCCGCGCCAGCACCTGAAACCACACCTCTCGTCCCCACCGCCGTGCTCGGCACCGAAGCGCCCACCGCGTCGGTGCCCGAAACCGCACCTGCGCCGGCACCGGATTCGACGTTAACGCACGAGCAAATGCTGACCCTCTCAGCGGCCCCGCCAGCGGAAGCCTCACCCCCTGTACCCGCGGAACCGACTCAACCCAGCCTCGTGGTGCCCAACATCCCCGAGCAGGCCGAGATGGTCCCCGGCGGCGATGAAATGGCCCAAGCGGAGGCCCGAGCCGCCGCCGAAGCCGCCGCGAGGGTCTTCGGCATGACACTCGACCCGAGTGGGCAGGCCGTCACCCCTTCGCCCGCTCGGGCACCAGTACCGCCAGCCGTACCCCCTGCGCCGGCACCTGCAGCCGCAACCCCCGCCCCGGGACCCGCCGAAGCGCTCGCGCCGCCGCACACCCCCGCAACGACCGCGGAAGTACCCGCCCCTACAACGAACAAGCTGACACCCCCGCCAACACAGGCGCAAGAATCAGAGACGACAAACACGCAGTCCAACACGGCGGAAATGCAACCAGAAAATACGCCAGCACCAATACCGGAAATAGCACCAGAACCGGGAAATGCACCGCCGGCACCCCCCGTCACAGACCTTCCACCCACCCACATCCCCCTTGACACCAGCCCCGTCCCCACACCCGATAACACCGCCTCCACCACCGACCTCAACAACGAAGACGCCGGCATCTCCTCCTCTACCCTCGTCGGAGTCTCCGCCCTGGCCGCCGTCGCCCTCCTCGCCGCGCTCCGCACCTACCGCCGCCGCCAACAACACCGCCGCCAACGTGGAGAACGGATCCCACTACCCACCGGGCCTGCGGCCGTCGTGGAAGAAACCGTCCGCTCCTCTGCCGACCCCGAAATCCTCAACACCCTCGACGCAGCGCTACGGCACCTCGCCGACCACTGCCGCACCAACAAACAACCTTTACCCGCAGTCCTCGGGGTCTTCATCCACCCCAACACCATCGAACTGGCACTCCTCGACACCATCGAACTCCCCGCACCATGGGCGCGTGCCGGCGACACGAACGCCTGGTCCATCAACGCCGACGCAACAATCGACGCCCCACCCACTGCGATCAGCCCATACCCCTCACTCGTCGAACTCGGCGACCTCCCCGACAACTCAAGAATCCTGCTCAACCTCGAACAAATCGGCCACCTCGGAATCAACGCGGATCCCGACACCGCCCAGAGCATCCTCCGCGCCCTCGCCGTCTTCCTGGCGTTCTCACCCCTCGCCGACAACCTCAAGGTCACCCTGGTCGGCTTCTGCGAAGATCTACCGGCGCTCGTCGACACCGGCCATCTCAGCCACACCGACTCCGCCGACAACGTCCTTACCCGCCTCGCCCGCGCCGCCGCCACTGACGCCGAAACCCTCAAAATTGAAGGCATTCCCTCTATCTCCTCTGCCCGCACCACCTATGACGACAGCGAGATGACGACCCCGGAAATCATCCTCCTCGCCGAACCCCTCACACCCAAGCAGCGCGACACCTTCACCGAAATACTCGCCGCCGCTCCACGAATCGCCGTCGCCGCGATCACGGCATCTGACAGCACAGCCGACTGGACACTCACCGCCACCGGCACGGCACCCGCACGCCTTGCCCGTGGCGCCGGCGCAGCGTTTGACCTCACACCGGCCACTCTCACCAAGAACGACTACGCAGCGCTCCTCGAACTCCTCGACACGGCCCGCACCGAACCCAAGCCAACCATCGCGTCCCTCGGCGACATGTGGACCGCCGAAGTACTCGACCTCAACATCAGCGAAGCCGCCACCATCGACGACGTCCTCGCGGCGCCTGCCGCAGCCCCGCACCGTGTCAACCCACCCGCCACCACCGACACCGGTGACACCGATGTCGACGACACCACCCCCGACACCACACCAGACCTCCCATACATCTGGATCCGCCTCCTCGGCACACCCCAAATCACCCCCCTCAACGGAACAGACGCACCCGGCGGCCGCGAACCATCCCTCACCGAAATTGGAGCCCTCCTCGTCACCCACCCCGGTATCCTCAACCACGACCTCGACGCCAAAATCTGGCCCAACGACCCCCTCAACCGGGCACCCACCCCCGAACAACCAAAAAAGAAAGCAGTCCGCCGCCAAAACCAATTCACCCGCCTCCGCACCTGGCTCGGCGAAACCACAAACGGCGACCTCGCATTCCCCAAATCCGGAGACCGCACAGGCCGCTCCGGCTACCGCCTACACCCCGACGTCACAACCGACTGGGACACCTGGAACCAACTCCTCCAAGGACACCCAGCCAATGCCACCGACACCAACCTCCACACCGCAACAACCCTCATCACCGGACAACCCTTCACCCACACCGACCCCACCAAATACGCCTGGGCCGAACATCTCCAACACGAAATGCTCGCCGCACTCACCGACGCACTCGAAGAACATGCCACCCGCATGCTCCACCGCGGCGACACCCGCACAGCCCACCAACTCGCCACCCGCGGCCTCAACCTCAACGACGCCCACGAAGGACTCTGGCGCATCGCGATTATCGCCACCCACGCTCGCGACGACATCAACACCACACAAGCCCTCATCGACGAACTCCTGACCACACTCACCGAACTCGAAGAAGAACCCGAAGAAGAAACAGCAGCACTACTCAAACTCCTCGCAGACTTCCACGACACCACCGGCGACCGCCCCTACAGCATCAGTGCGGCAAGCTGA
- a CDS encoding ISL3 family transposase codes for MRNNRIWGRILGVEKTVVEGVEFDDDMGCVVVSVRPTLRARSRCGVCRRRCPGYDGGAGRRRWRALDAGLTTVVIEAWAPRVVCREHGVVVAHVPWARHGAGHTRRFDETIAWLATHCSKSAVCELMQVAWRTVGSIVDRVWADTEQTFDRFAELRRIGIDEISYKKGHKYLTVVVDHDSGRLVWAAEGRNADTLRGFFDLLGPERCAQITHVTADAAPWIAKVVTERCAEAVRCADPFHVVAWATAAVDKVRRGSWNRARAKALPRRQFGTRSRAADNAPDPHRERAIVVKKSRWALLKNPENLTGKQAVTLRLIELEDPVLHRAYLLKESLRLVFQMRHEDAVVALDRWIGWARRSRIPEFVALQRSIVTHKDSILAAIEHGLSNGRIESVNTKIRLITRVAFGFRTPEALIALAMLGLGGHPPQLPGRNHPRMSQ; via the coding sequence GTGCGCAACAACAGGATATGGGGTCGGATCCTCGGTGTCGAAAAGACGGTCGTGGAGGGTGTCGAGTTCGACGATGACATGGGGTGCGTGGTGGTCTCAGTGCGACCCACGCTGCGAGCCCGGTCACGGTGCGGGGTGTGCCGGCGTCGGTGCCCGGGATATGACGGCGGGGCGGGGCGCCGCCGGTGGCGGGCCCTCGATGCCGGCCTGACCACGGTGGTCATCGAGGCGTGGGCGCCGCGGGTTGTGTGCCGTGAGCACGGGGTGGTCGTCGCGCACGTGCCCTGGGCCCGGCACGGGGCCGGACACACGAGGCGGTTCGACGAGACGATCGCGTGGCTGGCCACGCACTGCTCGAAGTCCGCGGTGTGCGAGTTGATGCAGGTCGCGTGGCGCACGGTCGGATCGATCGTCGATCGGGTGTGGGCGGACACCGAGCAGACTTTCGATCGTTTCGCGGAGTTGCGGCGGATCGGGATCGACGAGATCTCGTACAAGAAGGGCCACAAGTACCTGACGGTGGTCGTCGATCACGATTCGGGCCGGCTGGTGTGGGCGGCGGAGGGCCGCAACGCCGATACGCTGCGTGGATTCTTCGATCTGCTCGGACCCGAACGGTGCGCGCAGATCACCCATGTCACCGCCGACGCGGCGCCCTGGATCGCGAAGGTCGTCACCGAACGCTGCGCCGAAGCCGTAAGGTGCGCGGATCCGTTTCATGTGGTGGCCTGGGCCACCGCCGCGGTCGACAAGGTCCGCAGAGGCTCCTGGAACCGGGCGCGGGCGAAAGCTCTGCCACGCAGGCAGTTCGGAACAAGAAGTCGCGCGGCCGACAACGCTCCCGATCCGCACCGCGAGCGGGCCATCGTGGTCAAGAAGAGTCGGTGGGCGCTGCTGAAGAACCCGGAGAACCTGACCGGCAAGCAGGCGGTGACGCTGCGGCTGATCGAACTCGAGGACCCCGTCCTTCACCGCGCGTACCTGCTCAAAGAATCTCTGCGGTTGGTGTTCCAGATGCGGCACGAGGACGCTGTCGTCGCGCTGGATCGGTGGATCGGCTGGGCCCGCCGATCCCGAATCCCCGAGTTCGTCGCCCTGCAACGCAGCATCGTCACCCACAAGGACTCGATCCTCGCCGCGATCGAACACGGCCTGTCGAATGGGCGGATCGAATCGGTCAACACCAAGATCAGACTCATCACCCGCGTCGCGTTCGGCTTCCGCACCCCCGAGGCTCTCATCGCCCTGGCCATGCTCGGACTTGGTGGCCACCCGCCACAACTACCCGGCAGGAATCACCCACGAATGAGTCAGTAG
- a CDS encoding zinc-ribbon domain-containing protein, with translation MGNGCVFCSGHRVLVGFNDLASLRPDLASQWHPDRNTLTPADVTLGANKFVWWQCNDGHEWRTMVAKRSSGTGCPECTLSQTSRREQAICSIIANHFGVDYDGPHTVQGCRSKVDLAIPTLKTAVEFDSWYWHRASLRRDDKKTGPTDSFVGDSCRVVVAGGHQVRAWPGR, from the coding sequence ATGGGCAATGGATGCGTGTTCTGCTCAGGTCACCGCGTTCTCGTTGGATTCAACGACCTCGCATCACTGCGTCCAGATTTAGCGTCCCAATGGCATCCCGACCGCAACACCCTCACGCCGGCGGACGTCACGCTGGGAGCGAACAAGTTCGTTTGGTGGCAGTGCAACGACGGTCACGAGTGGCGCACCATGGTCGCCAAACGGTCGAGTGGAACCGGATGCCCAGAATGCACTCTTAGCCAGACATCCCGCCGCGAACAGGCCATCTGCTCGATCATCGCCAACCACTTCGGTGTGGACTACGACGGTCCGCATACCGTCCAGGGGTGCCGCAGCAAAGTTGATCTCGCAATTCCAACCCTCAAGACGGCAGTAGAATTCGACAGCTGGTACTGGCACCGCGCGAGCCTGCGGCGCGACGATAAGAAAACAGGCCCTACTGACTCATTCGTGGGTGATTCCTGCCGGGTAGTTGTGGCGGGTGGCCACCAAGTCCGAGCATGGCCAGGGCGATGA
- a CDS encoding zinc-ribbon domain-containing protein: MPARAIPGETDLATHLPHIAAEWHPTLNGEHTPAEFTKGSNTHAWWQCPAHNHAYRATIKKRGIGQGCPICAGKRVLAGHNDLATHQPEIAREWHPTKNALRPTEVTPASRCPIWWQCTEGHEWRTAVRNRTTKGSGCPICSGRTFQTGQNDLATTHPHLALEWAPERNPLRPTQIRATSTLSAWWRCTTGHEWTMTVETRVRCGSTCPTCRLSVLRTETISSQHPHLAREWHPTRNDRPLDSYAPRSGHSAWRNLSTFLRQRFGRFSVSGSPPRCVVC; the protein is encoded by the coding sequence ATGCCCGCACGCGCCATCCCCGGCGAGACCGACCTCGCGACGCACTTGCCCCACATCGCCGCAGAATGGCATCCCACACTCAACGGCGAACACACACCGGCCGAGTTCACCAAAGGCAGCAACACTCACGCCTGGTGGCAATGCCCGGCCCACAACCACGCCTACCGCGCAACAATCAAGAAGCGCGGCATCGGGCAGGGATGCCCAATCTGCGCCGGCAAGCGAGTCCTCGCCGGACACAACGACCTCGCCACACACCAGCCGGAGATCGCACGCGAATGGCATCCCACCAAGAACGCTCTGCGTCCCACAGAAGTAACGCCTGCATCGAGATGCCCTATCTGGTGGCAATGCACAGAAGGACACGAGTGGCGAACGGCCGTCCGGAACAGAACAACCAAAGGCAGCGGCTGTCCCATATGCTCTGGCAGAACCTTCCAGACCGGCCAGAACGACCTCGCAACAACCCATCCCCACCTCGCACTAGAGTGGGCCCCTGAGAGGAATCCTCTCCGCCCGACTCAGATACGCGCCACAAGCACCCTCTCTGCATGGTGGAGATGCACCACCGGTCATGAATGGACGATGACCGTCGAAACCCGCGTTCGGTGCGGATCAACTTGTCCGACTTGCCGATTATCAGTTCTGCGCACGGAAACAATTTCATCACAGCACCCCCACCTCGCGCGTGAATGGCATCCCACGCGAAACGATCGGCCATTGGATTCCTATGCACCGCGAAGCGGCCACTCAGCCTGGCGGAACCTGTCAACCTTTCTGAGACAGCGCTTCGGCAGGTTTAGTGTGTCGGGTTCTCCTCCTCGGTGCGTGGTTTGTTGA